The Mercurialis annua linkage group LG8, ddMerAnnu1.2, whole genome shotgun sequence genome window below encodes:
- the LOC126660306 gene encoding filament-like plant protein 7 isoform X1 — MDKKSWPWRKKSAEKTIIATNKFDISPKGIDEQIPKPPVADEVRPVGPVRNLSEIIASVLLDSHAKDALVLKQENLAQEEKAGQEKAEVQVVFLKKELDEAIKQSVAANEKITDSDAALKHCMQQLSSLREEQERKTLDAAMKASSESEKERKHFEEKFREMSRRLADLAIENTNMSKALVLKEKSFEELRKRSSQTAAEFNGLMTRLESTEKENTFLKYEFHMLEKELEVRNEELEYTRRSAEASHRQQLESIRKITKLEAECQRLRIQMRKKLLGPFASAKMKNEVEMLGRKPNPIRDLVLRETHSEKSPEIPVRNINFLVEQLRGTEEENRVLKDILTKKNAELRASRIMYSNTASRLSQVKCTSPLSNELHRSPVFDTGSDDGVSSSGSWANALITELEHFRDAKLKSSPDCKSIEVSDISLMNDFVEMEKLAILSSEAPYGDRNHLLSADRQLIPVVQRNAGCIEKMDNSFDWLQEVLSAIFKQQRISKRSLIELLDDIKIALGYMSHPPVESDDQNVCNLQEENKRLKDEQTSVEAMLQTTTNTVETLTKKLQESEERIKSLNLELETIKASKGTFEDQIENQKLINEDLDTQLAVSKAKLNEVLQRFSSLEVELEDKYNCCEELEATCLELQFQLESSVAMKDSLNYSINDDTRHQDDLEITAASLKLAECQETILNLGKQLKALATPREAALFDKVFNTSNSTATATFNKHLNRRFSLRDQMQAEDTAKGIIVKSPTKDSRNLSNNVTASGTPNTLICAPEAKPDPKHKHNNTSVGSLAIIVPVKKQGGASFLRRLLMRTKKRNSKKSRFNP; from the exons ATGGATAAAAAGTCATGGCCTTGGAGGAAAAAATCTGCAGAAAAAACAATCATTGCAACTAACAAATTTGACATTTCTCCGAAAGGAATCGATGAACAG ATTCCGAAACCTCCGGTGGCCGATGAAGTGAGACCGGTTGGACCTGTTAGGAATTTGAGTGAGATTATAGCTTCAGTGCTCCTTGATTCTCATGCTAAAGATGCTCTTGTGTTAAAACAAGAAAACTTAGCACAAGAAGAAAAAGcag GCCAGGAAAAAGCAGAAGTTCAAGTAGTTTTCTTGAAGAAAGAACTAGATGAAGCTATTAAGCAGAGTGTTGCtgcaaatgaaaaaataacCGATTCAGACGCTGCTTTAAAGCACTGCATGCAGCAACTGAGTTCTCTTCGGGAAGAACAGGAGCGAAAAACACTTGACGCTGCCATGAAGGCGTCAAGTGAGTCTGAGAAAGAGCGGAAACATTTTGAAGAGAAGTTCAGAGAGATGAGCAGACGACTTGCGGATTTAGCTATCGAGAATACGAATATGAGTAAAGCCCTTGTACTTAAAGAGAAATCGTTTGAAGAACTGCGTAAACGCTCTTCTCAGACAGCAGCGGAATTCAATGGATTGATGACTAGATTAGAATCAACCGAAAAGGagaacacatttctgaaatatGAGTTTCATATGCTTGAGAAAGAGCTCGAGGTTCGTAACGAGGAGCTGGAGTATACCCGTCGTTCTGCGGAGGCATCACACAGGCAACAGTTGGAGAGTATTAGGAAAATCACAAAGTTAGAAGCAGAATGCCAGAGGCTCCGTATCCAAATGCGAAAAAAGCTGCTGGGTCCTTTTGCTTCAGCAAAGATGAAGAATGAAGTCGAGATGCTCGGAAGAAAACCGAATCCTATACGAGATTTGGTTCTTCGAGAGACACACTCGGAAAAGTCTCCTGAAATTCCTGTCAGGAACATCAATTTTCTAGTTGAGCAACTGCGAGGTACAGAAGAAGAAAATCGAGTCCTCAAAGACATACTAACCAAGAAGAACGCTGAACTTCGAGCTTCAAGGATCATGTATTCAAACACGGCCTCACGGTTGTCACAAGTCAAGTGTACAAGTCCATTGTCGAATGAACTACATCGAAGTCCAGTTTTTGACACCGGAAGTGATGATGGAGTTAGCTCCTCTGGATCATGGGCTAATGCTCTAATTACAGAGTTGGAACATTTCAGAGATGCTAAACTCAAGAGCTCACCAGACTGCAAGTCCATTGAAGTTTCAGACATTAGTTTGATGAATGATTTTGTTGAGATGGAGAAATTAGCTATACTTTCTTCAGAGGCGCCTTATGGAGATCGTAATCACCTTCTCTCAGCCGATAGACAACTAATTCCAGTCGTCCAACGTAATGCTGGCTGCATTGAAAAAATGGACAATTCTTTTGACTGGCTTCAAGAGGTTTTGAGTGCAATCTTCAAACAACAGCGCATATCAAAACGAAGTCTCATCGAACTTCTCGATGACATTAAAATTGCTTTGGGCTATATGAGTCATCCACCAGTGGAATCAGATGACCAGAATGTGTGCAATCTGCAAGAAGAAAACAAGAGACTAAAAGATGAACAGACGAGTGTAGAGGCCATGCTTCAGACCACAACTAATACGGTTGAGACTTTGACAAAGAAGCTTCAGGAATCAGAAGAAAGAATTAAAAGCTTAAATTTAGAATTGGAAACTATTAAAGCATCAAAGGGAACGTTCGAGGATCAGATTGAAAACCAGAAATTAATCAATGAAGATCTTGATACTCAGCTTGCAGTTTCAAAAGCTAAATTGAATGAGGTGTTACAGAGATTCTCATCTTTGGAAGTTGAATTAGAAGATAAATATAATTGTTGTGAAGAGCTAGAAGCAACTTGTCTCGAGCTTCAGTTCCAGCTCGAAAG cagTGTTGCAATGAAGGATTCTCTCAACTACAGCATAAATGACGACACGCGACACCAAGAC GATTTGGAGATAACAGCAGCTTCTTTGAAGCTGGCAGAATGCCAAGAGACTATCCTTAACCTCGGAAAACAACTGAAGGCACTCGCGACACCAAGGGAAGCAGCCTTGTTCGACAAGGTATTCAATACTTCTAATTCAACAGCCACAGCGACATTTAATAAGCACTTGAACAGGCGTTTCTCTTTGCGTGATCAAATGCAAGCTGAAGATACTGCTAAGGGAATAATTGTAAAATCTCCTACAAAAGATTCAagaaatctctctaataatgtCACTGCCTCGGGTACCCCAAATACCCTGATATGTGCACCAGAAGCAAAGCCTGATCCGAAACACAAACACAATAACACCTCAGTTGGATCTCTGGCAATAATTGTACCTGTTAAGAAACAAGGAGGAGCTAGTTTTCTAAGGAGGCTGCTAATGCGAACTAAGAAACGAAACAGCAAGAAGTCCCGTTTCAATCCTTAG
- the LOC126660306 gene encoding filament-like plant protein 7 isoform X2 yields the protein MDKKSWPWRKKSAEKTIIATNKFDISPKGIDEQIPKPPVADEVRPVGPVRNLSEIIASVLLDSHAKDALVLKQENLAQEEKAGQEKAEVQVVFLKKELDEAIKQSVAANEKITDSDAALKHCMQQLSSLREEQERKTLDAAMKASSESEKERKHFEEKFREMSRRLADLAIENTNMSKALVLKEKSFEELRKRSSQTAAEFNGLMTRLESTEKENTFLKYEFHMLEKELEVRNEELEYTRRSAEASHRQQLESIRKITKLEAECQRLRIQMRKKLLGPFASAKMKNEVEMLGRKPNPIRDLVLRETHSEKSPEIPVRNINFLVEQLRGTEEENRVLKDILTKKNAELRASRIMYSNTASRLSQVKCTSPLSNELHRSPVFDTGSDDGVSSSGSWANALITELEHFRDAKLKSSPDCKSIEVSDISLMNDFVEMEKLAILSSEAPYGDRNHLLSADRQLIPVVQRNAGCIEKMDNSFDWLQEVLSAIFKQQRISKRSLIELLDDIKIALGYMSHPPVESDDQNVCNLQEENKRLKDEQTSVEAMLQTTTNTVETLTKKLQESEERIKSLNLELETIKASKGTFEDQIENQKLINEDLDTQLAVSKAKLNEVLQRFSSLEVELEDKYNCCEELEATCLELQFQLESVAMKDSLNYSINDDTRHQDDLEITAASLKLAECQETILNLGKQLKALATPREAALFDKVFNTSNSTATATFNKHLNRRFSLRDQMQAEDTAKGIIVKSPTKDSRNLSNNVTASGTPNTLICAPEAKPDPKHKHNNTSVGSLAIIVPVKKQGGASFLRRLLMRTKKRNSKKSRFNP from the exons ATGGATAAAAAGTCATGGCCTTGGAGGAAAAAATCTGCAGAAAAAACAATCATTGCAACTAACAAATTTGACATTTCTCCGAAAGGAATCGATGAACAG ATTCCGAAACCTCCGGTGGCCGATGAAGTGAGACCGGTTGGACCTGTTAGGAATTTGAGTGAGATTATAGCTTCAGTGCTCCTTGATTCTCATGCTAAAGATGCTCTTGTGTTAAAACAAGAAAACTTAGCACAAGAAGAAAAAGcag GCCAGGAAAAAGCAGAAGTTCAAGTAGTTTTCTTGAAGAAAGAACTAGATGAAGCTATTAAGCAGAGTGTTGCtgcaaatgaaaaaataacCGATTCAGACGCTGCTTTAAAGCACTGCATGCAGCAACTGAGTTCTCTTCGGGAAGAACAGGAGCGAAAAACACTTGACGCTGCCATGAAGGCGTCAAGTGAGTCTGAGAAAGAGCGGAAACATTTTGAAGAGAAGTTCAGAGAGATGAGCAGACGACTTGCGGATTTAGCTATCGAGAATACGAATATGAGTAAAGCCCTTGTACTTAAAGAGAAATCGTTTGAAGAACTGCGTAAACGCTCTTCTCAGACAGCAGCGGAATTCAATGGATTGATGACTAGATTAGAATCAACCGAAAAGGagaacacatttctgaaatatGAGTTTCATATGCTTGAGAAAGAGCTCGAGGTTCGTAACGAGGAGCTGGAGTATACCCGTCGTTCTGCGGAGGCATCACACAGGCAACAGTTGGAGAGTATTAGGAAAATCACAAAGTTAGAAGCAGAATGCCAGAGGCTCCGTATCCAAATGCGAAAAAAGCTGCTGGGTCCTTTTGCTTCAGCAAAGATGAAGAATGAAGTCGAGATGCTCGGAAGAAAACCGAATCCTATACGAGATTTGGTTCTTCGAGAGACACACTCGGAAAAGTCTCCTGAAATTCCTGTCAGGAACATCAATTTTCTAGTTGAGCAACTGCGAGGTACAGAAGAAGAAAATCGAGTCCTCAAAGACATACTAACCAAGAAGAACGCTGAACTTCGAGCTTCAAGGATCATGTATTCAAACACGGCCTCACGGTTGTCACAAGTCAAGTGTACAAGTCCATTGTCGAATGAACTACATCGAAGTCCAGTTTTTGACACCGGAAGTGATGATGGAGTTAGCTCCTCTGGATCATGGGCTAATGCTCTAATTACAGAGTTGGAACATTTCAGAGATGCTAAACTCAAGAGCTCACCAGACTGCAAGTCCATTGAAGTTTCAGACATTAGTTTGATGAATGATTTTGTTGAGATGGAGAAATTAGCTATACTTTCTTCAGAGGCGCCTTATGGAGATCGTAATCACCTTCTCTCAGCCGATAGACAACTAATTCCAGTCGTCCAACGTAATGCTGGCTGCATTGAAAAAATGGACAATTCTTTTGACTGGCTTCAAGAGGTTTTGAGTGCAATCTTCAAACAACAGCGCATATCAAAACGAAGTCTCATCGAACTTCTCGATGACATTAAAATTGCTTTGGGCTATATGAGTCATCCACCAGTGGAATCAGATGACCAGAATGTGTGCAATCTGCAAGAAGAAAACAAGAGACTAAAAGATGAACAGACGAGTGTAGAGGCCATGCTTCAGACCACAACTAATACGGTTGAGACTTTGACAAAGAAGCTTCAGGAATCAGAAGAAAGAATTAAAAGCTTAAATTTAGAATTGGAAACTATTAAAGCATCAAAGGGAACGTTCGAGGATCAGATTGAAAACCAGAAATTAATCAATGAAGATCTTGATACTCAGCTTGCAGTTTCAAAAGCTAAATTGAATGAGGTGTTACAGAGATTCTCATCTTTGGAAGTTGAATTAGAAGATAAATATAATTGTTGTGAAGAGCTAGAAGCAACTTGTCTCGAGCTTCAGTTCCAGCTCGAAAG TGTTGCAATGAAGGATTCTCTCAACTACAGCATAAATGACGACACGCGACACCAAGAC GATTTGGAGATAACAGCAGCTTCTTTGAAGCTGGCAGAATGCCAAGAGACTATCCTTAACCTCGGAAAACAACTGAAGGCACTCGCGACACCAAGGGAAGCAGCCTTGTTCGACAAGGTATTCAATACTTCTAATTCAACAGCCACAGCGACATTTAATAAGCACTTGAACAGGCGTTTCTCTTTGCGTGATCAAATGCAAGCTGAAGATACTGCTAAGGGAATAATTGTAAAATCTCCTACAAAAGATTCAagaaatctctctaataatgtCACTGCCTCGGGTACCCCAAATACCCTGATATGTGCACCAGAAGCAAAGCCTGATCCGAAACACAAACACAATAACACCTCAGTTGGATCTCTGGCAATAATTGTACCTGTTAAGAAACAAGGAGGAGCTAGTTTTCTAAGGAGGCTGCTAATGCGAACTAAGAAACGAAACAGCAAGAAGTCCCGTTTCAATCCTTAG
- the LOC126659592 gene encoding scopoletin glucosyltransferase-like, which translates to MHSQEAHKLHIIFFPLMAHGHTIPLVDMAKLFALKGLKTTILTTPLNAPFISKPIQRAKNLGLEIDIITLKFPTVEAGLPEGCENLDFITSRNMAFDMVIKFVKALSLFQEPLEQLLSECRPDCLIADWFFPWANAAASKFDIPRLVFHGTSFFSLCTFMSIATYKPHEKVLSESEPFIVPNLPGNIKLSGNQLPSYAKQGYEANDFTKLLRESTESELSCFGVVFNSFYELEPDYADHYRNVHQRRAWHIGPVSLCNVDIEDKAQRAGKEGSIDEHECLKWLNSKKPNSVIYICFGSITNFNSFQLKELAIALESSGKDFIWVVRKNTNPEETHQDWLPEGFEQRIEGKGLIVRNWAPQILILDHEAIGGFVTHCGWNSTLEGISAGVAMVTWPVGGEQFYNEKLVTEVLRIGVSVGVQQWSFYGDGVKSECIEKAINRVMEGAEAEEMRGRAKKLGRMAREAVEDGGSSFTDLDALIHELRFRAAKLKF; encoded by the coding sequence ATGCATAGTCAAGAAGCTCATAAACTTCACATAATTTTCTTCCCTCTCATGGCTCATGGCCACACAATTCCATTAGTGGACATGGCCAAGCTATTTGCTCTAAAAGGATTAAAGACAACAATACTCACCACTCCTCTCAATGCACCTTTCATTTCCAAACCAATACAAAGAGCCAAGAATTTGGGTCTAGAAATTGATATCATAACTCTGAAATTCCCCACAGTTGAAGCCGGTTTGCCCGAAGGTTGCGAAAATCTCGATTTCATCACTTCGCGAAACATGGCGTTCGATATGGTGATTAAATTCGTCAAGGCGCTATCTTTGTTTCAGGAGCCTCTCGAACAGCTCCTGAGCGAATGCCGCCCTGATTGTCTCATTGCTGACTGGTTCTTTCCTTGGGCTAATGCTGCTGCTTCCAAATTCGACATTCCGAGGCTCGTGTTTCATGGAActagtttcttttctttatgcACTTTTATGTCCATTGCAACGTACAAGCCACACGAGAAAGTTTTGTCAGAATCAGAACCCTTTATTGTGCCTAATCTTCCAGGAAACATAAAGCTGTCAGGAAACCAATTGCCATCTTACGCGAAACAAGGTTACGAAGCTAATGATTTTACCAAGCTGCTGAGAGAATCAACAGAGTCAGAGCTATCTTGCTTTGGTGTGGTTTTCAACAGTTTCTACGAGCTTGAACCGGACTACGCTGATCATTACAGAAATGTTCATCAACGAAGAGCCTGGCATATCGGTCCGGTTTCACTCTGCAATGTAGACATTGAAGATAAAGCACAAAGAGCTGGTAAAGAAGGCTCCATTGACGAACATGAGTGCCTGAAATGGCTAAATTCCAAGAAACCAAATTCAGTTATTTACATATGCTTTGGATCCATAACCAACTTTAATTCCTTTCAGCTAAAAGAACTCGCGATCGCCCTGGAATCTTCCGGGAAGGACTTTATATGGGTTGTCAGGAAAAACACGAATCCTGAAGAAACTCACCAGGATTGGTTACCTGAAGGATTTGAACAACGAATCGAAGGTAAAGGACTAATCGTCCGAAATTGGGCACCACAGATTCTAATACTTGACCACGAAGCGATAGGAGGATTCGTTACGCATTGTGGATGGAACTCGACACTCGAAGGAATAAGCGCCGGGGTGGCAATGGTCACTTGGCCAGTAGGTGGTGAGCAATTTTACAATGAGAAGTTGGTGACAGAAGTACTCAGAATTGGTGTAAGTGTTGGTGTTCAACAATGGTCATTTTATGGAGATGGTGTTAAAAGTGAATGCATAGAGAAGGCTATAAATAGAGTAATGGAAGGTGCTGAAGCTGAAGAAATGAGAGGCAGAGCAAAAAAACTTGGAAGGATGGCTAGAGAGGCTGTTGAAGATGGTGGATCTTCTTTTACTGATCTTGATGCTTTGATTCATGAATTGAGGTTCAGAGctgcaaaattaaaattttga
- the LOC126659593 gene encoding scopoletin glucosyltransferase-like: MCSSSSDNDQLHIFFFPFMAHGHTIPTLEMANLFSSHGVKSTIITTPLNAQTISKKIQKSKDLGFDIGIRTLKFPAVEGGLPEGCENMDVIISNENQNGKDSIMKFFLAISMLQEPFENLIRELKPDCLVSDAFFPWTSDVADKFSIPRLVFHGIGFFSLCTSECISLYEPHKKVSSDSEPFLVPSLPGEIKFTRKQLPDSVKQAEENDFIRLLKSVQVSHYKKLDFWKRELSYGVVVNSFYELEPLYADFYRNELGRKAWHIGPLNSYGNRKIEERNDESIIKWLDSKKQNSVVYICFGSLAKFTNAQLKELAAGLENSGHQFIWVVRRDNSDGNTKDSDEEWLPEGYEARTKEKGKIIRGWAPQVVILAHQAIGGFVTHCGWNSTLEAITSGKPMVTWPIAAEQFYNEKLVTEVLKIGIGVGAKEWVRLRGDYVESGGIERAVKEVMIGEDAAEMRTRAEKLAEMARVAVEEGGSSYSDFNALVQELRSRRL, translated from the exons atGTGTAGTTCATCAAGTGATAATGATCAACTTCACATATTTTTCTTCCCTTTCATGGCTCATGGTCATACAATTCCAACTCTAGAAATGGCTAATCTTTTCTCTTCTCATGGTGTAAAATCAACCATCATCACTACTCCTCTCAACGCGCAAACCATCTCCAAGAAAATTCAGAAATCGAAAGATTTAGGGTTTGACATCGGAATCCGAACCCTAAAATTTCCTGCCGTAGAAGGCGGTTTACCAGAAGGATGTGAAAACATGGATGTTATAATTTCTAATGAGAATCAGAACGGTAAAGATTCGATTATGAAATTCTTTCTTGCTATATCTATGCTTCAAGAACCATTCGAAAACCTAATTCGAGAACTCAAACCCGATTGTCTCGTTTCTGATGCGTTTTTTCCTTGGACTAGTGATGTTGCTGATAAATTTAGCATTCCGAGGTTAGTTTTTCACGGAATTGGCTTCTTTTCTCTATGTACTAGTGAGTGTATTAGTCTGTACGAGCCACACAAGAAAGTTTCATCGGATTCAGAACCTTTTCTTGTTCCGAGTCTCCCCGGGGAGATTAAATTCACCCGAAAGCAACTTCCGGATTCCGTAAAGCAAGCCGAAGAAAATGATTTCATCAGATTGCTGAAATCAGTTCAAGTGTCGCACTACAAGAAACTTGATTTTTGGAAACGTGAGTTGTC CTATGGGGTTGTTGTCAACAGTTTTTATGAGCTCGAACCGCTTTACGCTGATTTTTACCGGAACGAATTAGGGCGAAAAGCATGGCATATTGGTCCGCTTAACTCGTATGGCAATAGAAAAATTGAAGAACGTAATGATGAGAGTATAATAAAATGGCTTGATTCCAAGAAACAAAATTCTgttgtttacatttgtttcggcAGTTTAGCTAAGTTTACTAATGCCCAGCTTAAAGAACTTGCAGCCGGACTTGAAAACTCCGGTCATCAATTCATTTGGGTAGTCCGGAGAGACAACTCCGACGGAAACACTAAAGATTCCGACGAAGAATGGCTGCCGGAGGGATATGAAGCAAGAACGAAAGAAAAAGGGAAGATTATAAGAGGATGGGCGCCACAAGTTGTGATACTTGCACATCAAGCAATCGGAGGGTTTGTGACTCACTGTGGATGGAACTCAACGCTCGAAGCCATAACTTCCGGGAAGCCGATGGTGACGTGGCCGATAGCGGCGGAGCAATTCTATAATGAAAAGCTGGTGACGGAGGTTTTGAAGATTGGGATTGGAGTTGGAGCTAAGGAATGGGTTAGGCTTCGTGGTGACTATGTTGAGAGTGGAGGAATTGAGAGGGCGGTTAAGGAAGTGATGATCGGAGAAGACGCGGCGGAGATGAGGACTAGAGCGGAGAAGCTGGCGGAGATGGCGAGAGTTGCCGTTGAAGAAGGTGGTTCTTCTTATTCTGATTTTAATGCTTTAGTTCAAGAACTGAGATCTCGTCGCCTATGA